From the Pseudomonas putida genome, one window contains:
- a CDS encoding hemagglutinin repeat-containing protein produces the protein MQILSPLPSTRPDTLRWAIFLALLGPTSALAQGGLEAATGPAGTPIINNDHGVPVIDIVPPNASGLSHNQFLDYNVARPGVVLNNALQEGQSQLAGALAANPQFQGQAASTILNEVVSRNASLIEGPQEIFGRPADYILANPNGITLNGGSFINTTRAGFVVGTPELQEEQLRHFNTLNAGGILQVMQGGQANAEGALDLIAPKVDQQGLLMAKDDLNVTVGRNRIAHIDGQVLEHLPGTPSSIDANLFGAMRAGRIRVVSTAEGAGVRMGSKIRADNGIAIHSAGSLDVSGTADNPAELRSEQGTLLLTAADDLTLSATDGKAERIEATAGKKLTLDARTRENISHDRDSWNKKFLFITRETYSRDSTTTERQQRGVQLQGSDSITLQSGADMRLVAAEVKTGGDMTLDSGANLDIAAGIDSNQFKERVRHRKDLWRGDSDTDTYTETARPSTLNAQRMTVKAKDTLKVAGSTLHSRADMDLNARQIEVGTTALQQRSNDGNYRGDLVSGAFFGSRKGSDTEGQSVAGSSVTADGKLNVRADQVSIKGSTVHGNEDAVLYSEKGALAIEADHGSSRSTERNSDSKLFGLFGSDHESSTRQQQVLVSDVSSSSNLRLASAEELRIQGAKVEAGEHLQVEAKGDVLIGSAQAVNESESRDQQHGLTASARQTQVAEDGKPQSRQYAAGVAYEVVTGSEKVRDTTQVASELKGATVGLSSEGHLQVNGSKVQAGAGDLDVKARQVTLGATRNERESTTSTSQSGGGLTVTGGIDRLGSLFEGHHNSTGVTERDSKAQRSELQASGNVNLDADELVTEAARVTAGDTLKVTAKRIENRAVQDNHEREELRNEWSGSLGASVEYRDLTRPIERLVLGEEAARFQQASPEDAMAAPSVGADMTVEHLKRLENQRRGIAQVSELSGAKVEVKADTIDDQGTAWRANAGQLQIDAQEHTMRAAENTQDDSVQRLAFGGDLRLDTSSGSDLNGRGAGKGGSLDKQATASTAVPGSLYGQQGIQVQLGSDGQYEGTRMDGGEGEVVIHSAGNLSLTQANDRTEELTRQLDGNAWAKVGNRPGSTGFDGRGYLDHVQQQTVQAKAHVAQIDAKGEVRLSSAGDLLLEGTRIGNREAKVGDIRLHSDGRLQVKAGNDTQQASGGKLGGGLELAAKMGETKGGGIGGHFSHGTQDESARQAVDAQFASAGKLTLSSTAREDIALHLEGLQAAAEQIEFNASSGGMLIEASSNQEQRNNLDITAGAGFNMTAGTTDTRGLHGRAKVELDKRDNQTWNASNLRAETIDLQSRGDTRIEGASLEAGHITGAVDGDLRIVSRKDSVDTLTVKGDARLSQEKNPQGYLNAATSLAGPLGGKVKDKAGSALSKADPGFSPTFSLDVSHVQRDSVGQQAVLKGSDGVQLKVGGDAQLVGARLQSAKGAVALDAGSLSRETLSGNDYRRDVSVDASNSPVDLGTAIAEIAKGKGAADGENGLDLGLLRTSGHSRNEQWVSSVQGKVE, from the coding sequence ATGCAGATACTCTCGCCATTGCCGTCTACCCGCCCGGATACCTTGCGCTGGGCCATCTTCCTCGCCCTGCTCGGCCCCACCAGCGCTCTCGCGCAGGGTGGGCTGGAGGCCGCCACCGGCCCCGCAGGCACACCCATCATCAACAACGATCATGGCGTACCGGTGATCGACATCGTTCCGCCCAACGCCAGTGGTCTGTCGCACAACCAGTTCCTCGACTACAACGTCGCCCGCCCCGGTGTGGTGCTGAACAACGCCCTGCAGGAGGGCCAGTCGCAACTGGCTGGAGCGCTGGCCGCCAACCCGCAGTTCCAGGGCCAGGCAGCGTCGACCATTCTCAACGAGGTGGTCAGCCGCAACGCCTCGCTGATCGAAGGCCCGCAGGAAATCTTCGGCCGCCCTGCCGACTACATCCTGGCCAACCCCAACGGCATCACCCTCAATGGCGGCAGCTTCATCAACACCACCCGCGCCGGGTTCGTGGTCGGCACACCCGAATTGCAGGAAGAACAGCTGCGCCATTTCAACACGCTGAACGCCGGAGGCATCCTGCAGGTGATGCAGGGCGGCCAGGCCAATGCCGAGGGTGCACTTGATCTGATTGCCCCCAAAGTGGACCAGCAGGGCTTGCTCATGGCCAAGGATGATCTCAACGTGACCGTTGGCCGCAATCGCATCGCTCACATCGATGGCCAGGTCCTCGAACACCTGCCGGGCACCCCGTCGAGCATCGACGCCAACCTGTTCGGCGCCATGCGCGCCGGGCGCATTCGCGTGGTGAGCACTGCCGAAGGTGCAGGCGTGCGCATGGGGTCGAAGATAAGGGCCGACAACGGCATCGCCATCCACTCGGCCGGCTCATTGGACGTCAGTGGCACAGCCGACAACCCTGCCGAACTGCGCAGTGAACAAGGCACCCTGTTGTTAACCGCTGCCGACGACCTGACCTTGAGCGCCACCGACGGCAAGGCCGAGCGCATCGAAGCCACGGCCGGCAAGAAACTCACCCTGGACGCCAGGACCCGCGAAAACATCAGCCACGACCGCGACAGCTGGAACAAGAAGTTCCTGTTTATCACCCGCGAAACGTACAGCCGCGACAGCACCACCACCGAACGCCAGCAACGGGGTGTGCAGTTGCAGGGTAGCGACAGCATCACCTTGCAGTCCGGCGCCGACATGCGCCTGGTCGCCGCCGAGGTGAAGACAGGCGGTGACATGACCCTCGACAGCGGTGCCAACCTGGACATCGCGGCCGGCATCGACAGTAATCAATTCAAGGAACGGGTGCGCCATCGCAAGGACCTCTGGCGCGGCGACAGCGATACCGACACGTACACGGAAACCGCACGGCCCAGCACGCTGAATGCCCAACGTATGACGGTCAAGGCCAAAGATACCCTCAAGGTCGCGGGCAGCACCCTGCATAGCCGCGCCGACATGGACCTCAACGCCAGGCAGATCGAGGTCGGCACAACCGCCCTGCAGCAACGCAGCAACGACGGCAACTACCGAGGCGACCTGGTCTCCGGCGCTTTCTTCGGCAGTCGCAAGGGCAGCGACACCGAGGGCCAGAGCGTTGCCGGCAGCAGCGTCACTGCGGATGGCAAGCTGAATGTCCGTGCTGACCAGGTCAGCATCAAGGGCAGCACTGTGCACGGCAATGAAGATGCCGTGCTGTACAGCGAAAAAGGTGCGCTGGCGATCGAAGCGGACCATGGCAGCAGCCGTTCTACCGAGCGCAATAGCGACAGCAAACTGTTCGGCCTGTTCGGCAGTGATCACGAGAGCAGCACACGACAACAGCAGGTGCTGGTCAGCGATGTCAGCTCGTCCAGCAACCTGCGCCTGGCCAGTGCCGAAGAGCTGCGCATCCAGGGTGCCAAGGTCGAGGCCGGCGAGCATTTGCAGGTTGAAGCCAAGGGCGACGTACTGATCGGCAGCGCGCAAGCGGTCAACGAAAGCGAAAGCCGCGATCAGCAACATGGATTGACTGCCAGTGCCCGGCAAACCCAGGTAGCCGAAGACGGTAAGCCGCAGTCACGCCAGTATGCGGCGGGCGTGGCGTATGAAGTGGTCACCGGTAGCGAAAAGGTGCGCGACACCACGCAAGTCGCCAGTGAACTGAAGGGGGCTACGGTTGGCCTGAGCAGCGAGGGGCATCTGCAAGTCAACGGTTCCAAGGTCCAGGCGGGTGCGGGCGACCTCGACGTGAAAGCCAGGCAAGTGACGTTGGGCGCCACCCGCAATGAGCGCGAATCGACCACCAGCACAAGCCAGAGCGGCGGCGGCTTGACCGTTACGGGCGGCATCGACCGCCTCGGCAGCCTGTTCGAGGGCCATCACAACAGCACCGGGGTGACCGAACGCGACAGCAAGGCCCAGCGCAGCGAACTGCAGGCCAGCGGCAACGTCAACCTCGATGCTGACGAACTGGTGACCGAAGCAGCACGTGTCACGGCCGGGGACACCCTCAAGGTCACCGCCAAGCGCATCGAAAACCGTGCCGTCCAGGATAATCACGAACGGGAAGAACTGCGCAACGAATGGTCCGGCAGCCTCGGCGCCAGCGTCGAATACCGCGACCTGACCCGGCCGATCGAACGGTTGGTGCTGGGCGAAGAGGCCGCGCGCTTCCAGCAGGCATCGCCCGAAGACGCCATGGCGGCACCCAGCGTCGGTGCCGACATGACCGTCGAGCACCTCAAGCGCCTGGAAAACCAGCGCCGTGGCATTGCCCAGGTGAGTGAGCTGTCGGGTGCGAAGGTCGAGGTCAAGGCCGACACGATCGACGACCAAGGCACCGCCTGGCGTGCCAATGCCGGCCAACTGCAGATCGATGCCCAGGAGCACACGATGCGTGCCGCTGAAAATACCCAGGACGACAGCGTGCAGCGTCTGGCCTTTGGCGGTGACCTGCGCCTCGACACCAGCTCCGGCAGTGACCTGAACGGGCGCGGCGCGGGCAAGGGCGGTTCGCTGGACAAGCAGGCAACGGCCAGCACCGCGGTACCTGGCAGCCTTTACGGGCAACAGGGCATTCAGGTCCAGCTGGGTAGCGATGGCCAGTATGAAGGCACACGCATGGATGGCGGTGAAGGCGAGGTGGTCATCCACAGTGCTGGCAACCTGTCGCTGACCCAGGCCAACGACCGCACCGAAGAGCTGACACGCCAGCTTGACGGCAACGCTTGGGCCAAGGTCGGCAACCGCCCCGGCAGCACCGGTTTCGATGGCCGTGGCTACCTTGACCACGTGCAGCAGCAAACGGTGCAAGCCAAGGCCCACGTGGCACAGATCGACGCCAAGGGTGAAGTGCGCCTGAGCAGCGCGGGTGATCTGTTGCTGGAAGGCACCCGTATCGGCAACCGCGAAGCCAAGGTGGGCGATATTCGCCTGCACAGTGATGGCCGCCTGCAGGTCAAGGCAGGCAACGACACCCAGCAAGCCAGCGGCGGCAAACTGGGCGGAGGCCTGGAACTGGCAGCCAAGATGGGTGAGACAAAAGGCGGCGGCATCGGTGGCCACTTCAGCCATGGCACGCAGGATGAAAGCGCTCGCCAGGCCGTCGATGCCCAGTTCGCCAGCGCCGGCAAGTTGACCCTCAGCAGCACTGCTCGCGAGGACATTGCCTTGCACCTGGAGGGCTTGCAGGCAGCCGCCGAGCAGATCGAGTTCAACGCATCCAGCGGCGGCATGCTGATCGAGGCCTCTTCCAATCAGGAGCAGCGCAACAATCTCGACATCACCGCCGGTGCCGGTTTCAACATGACCGCAGGCACCACCGACACCCGCGGTCTGCATGGCCGGGCCAAGGTCGAGCTGGACAAGCGCGACAACCAGACCTGGAACGCCAGCAACCTGCGCGCCGAAACCATCGACCTGCAAAGCCGCGGTGATACCCGCATTGAAGGCGCCAGTCTCGAAGCCGGGCACATCACCGGCGCCGTCGATGGCGACCTGCGCATCGTCAGCCGCAAGGACAGCGTCGATACCCTGACGGTGAAAGGCGATGCACGCCTGAGCCAGGAGAAGAACCCGCAGGGTTACCTCAACGCCGCCACCTCGCTGGCCGGGCCACTGGGTGGCAAGGTCAAGGACAAGGCGGGGTCGGCCTTGAGCAAGGCCGACCCAGGTTTCTCGCCGACCTTCAGCCTTGATGTGTCGCACGTGCAGCGCGACAGCGTGGGCCAGCAGGCGGTGCTCAAGGGCAGTGACGGTGTCCAGCTGAAGGTGGGCGGTGATGCCCAGCTGGTCGGCGCCCGCCTGCAGTCGGCCAAGGGCGCGGTCGCGCTCGATGCCGGCTCGTTGAGCCGGGAAACCCTGAGTGGCAATGACTACCGTCGGGATGTGTCGGTGGATGCCTCCAATTCGCCAGTGGACCTGGGCACGGCTATTGCCGAGATCGCCAAGGGCAAAGGCGCGGCGGATGGCGAGAATGGGCTGGACCTGGGGTTGTTGAGGACCAGTGGGCATAGTCGGAATGAGCAGTGGGTTTCGAGTGTGCAGGGCAAAGTGGAATAG
- a CDS encoding general secretion pathway protein GspN, whose translation MSRRGLLWCGLVFTLTLLIELPAAWVARGVGLPARDVSGSVWQGQAQQMGPVGPVRWALRPWRMQADAQLGFQGQAWQLRAQGWPWNWRLEAAALSAQATVLTEYRVAGQWQGVLRMQGSGRQCQSSEGRVSVTDLALSEPWSLGLGQGWIEMDCRAGWRLRGQLVQQGQHEMSLEADLEGRRAQVAFNLQNESVLTPVLRGAQWLGPQALAGQREVRW comes from the coding sequence ATGAGCCGTCGTGGACTGTTGTGGTGCGGGTTGGTGTTCACGCTGACCTTGCTGATCGAGCTACCGGCTGCCTGGGTGGCGCGTGGGGTTGGCCTGCCGGCTCGTGATGTCAGTGGCAGCGTGTGGCAAGGCCAGGCGCAGCAAATGGGGCCGGTCGGGCCGGTGCGCTGGGCGTTGCGGCCATGGCGCATGCAGGCCGATGCGCAGCTCGGTTTTCAGGGGCAGGCCTGGCAATTGCGCGCTCAAGGTTGGCCATGGAACTGGCGGCTGGAAGCAGCGGCGTTGAGTGCCCAGGCGACGGTACTGACGGAATATCGCGTGGCCGGGCAGTGGCAAGGGGTGCTGCGCATGCAGGGTTCGGGGCGCCAGTGTCAAAGCAGCGAAGGGCGGGTGAGCGTGACCGACCTGGCGTTGAGTGAGCCGTGGTCGCTGGGGTTGGGGCAAGGCTGGATAGAGATGGATTGCCGTGCAGGCTGGCGCTTGCGCGGGCAATTGGTGCAGCAGGGGCAACATGAAATGTCGCTGGAGGCAGACCTGGAGGGGCGCAGGGCGCAGGTGGCCTTCAACTTGCAGAATGAGTCGGTGTTGACGCCGGTGCTGCGGGGCGCACAGTGGCTGGGGCCGCAGGCGCTGGCGGGGCAGCGGGAGGTGCGTTGGTAG
- the gspM gene encoding type II secretion system protein GspM, which produces MNREWMQRHRLWFAGGLIVVLLAFLALRGGLAQWRELSQWRELAAQAASLQGGPGMSLERLRQSALARRIELADVDVQGKSWQLRGLVADERVLQGWLQSLRAEGAQPLQWGLEQDAKGLRFELVLQP; this is translated from the coding sequence ATGAATCGGGAGTGGATGCAGCGTCATCGGCTGTGGTTTGCAGGGGGGCTGATCGTCGTGCTTCTCGCCTTCCTGGCCCTGCGCGGAGGCCTGGCGCAATGGCGTGAGCTCAGCCAATGGCGTGAGCTGGCAGCGCAGGCCGCAAGTTTGCAGGGTGGCCCCGGCATGAGCCTGGAACGCTTGCGCCAGTCAGCCCTGGCGCGGCGAATCGAATTGGCTGATGTCGATGTGCAAGGCAAAAGCTGGCAGCTACGGGGTCTGGTTGCGGATGAGCGCGTATTGCAGGGCTGGTTGCAAAGCCTGCGCGCGGAAGGGGCGCAGCCGTTGCAGTGGGGGCTGGAGCAGGATGCCAAGGGGCTGCGTTTCGAACTGGTGCTGCAGCCATGA
- a CDS encoding GspL/Epsl periplasmic domain-containing protein codes for MKFEWRRTAPVRPWLLLRPGEVWDWLLVEADGARRQGQGEPPANVQARVALIVPGECCSQFQLAAPPGLKRDEWPLLLEDRLLQNPDEILCACLSRQAGQLRLMAVERQLLEPWREQCAEWGLQVDCCWAEFQLLPTPEPCSFWQWQRTPEVSLCKGLGEDGFEHWLAWPAELGELPQQPWSGLHKQMMTGTWPVALAPLDNLPSLLERPRQAHSLPGVSRQQQRLLAACLVLATVWGGLWLTQQWRQIQTWRAQVLAITGEQASPRHAAQALKRLRENGLQQQLRERQLEDLQVRLQAWLREHPAWRLQAVRFDGQRWHLRLDGDGAAPPWSEMANAVDAAVQVQDGQVVFDLGAAS; via the coding sequence ATGAAGTTTGAATGGCGCCGAACTGCGCCAGTTCGACCCTGGTTGTTGCTGCGCCCGGGCGAGGTCTGGGACTGGTTGCTGGTCGAGGCGGATGGCGCCCGACGCCAAGGGCAGGGGGAGCCTCCGGCGAACGTGCAGGCACGGGTGGCGCTGATCGTCCCCGGGGAATGCTGTAGCCAGTTTCAACTGGCGGCGCCGCCGGGCCTGAAGCGCGACGAGTGGCCGCTGTTGCTGGAGGACCGCTTGCTGCAGAACCCGGATGAAATCCTGTGTGCCTGCCTGTCGCGTCAGGCGGGGCAATTACGCCTGATGGCGGTGGAGCGGCAGTTGCTGGAGCCGTGGCGCGAGCAATGTGCCGAATGGGGGCTGCAAGTGGACTGCTGCTGGGCTGAATTCCAGTTATTGCCAACACCCGAGCCGTGCAGTTTCTGGCAGTGGCAGCGCACGCCAGAGGTCTCGCTGTGCAAAGGGCTGGGCGAGGACGGGTTTGAACACTGGTTGGCTTGGCCCGCTGAGCTGGGCGAGTTGCCGCAGCAACCGTGGTCGGGCCTGCATAAGCAAATGATGACGGGCACCTGGCCAGTCGCGTTGGCGCCACTCGACAACCTGCCCAGCTTGCTTGAGCGCCCCCGCCAGGCGCACTCGCTGCCGGGCGTGTCGCGGCAGCAGCAGCGCCTGCTTGCGGCTTGCCTGGTGTTGGCCACCGTCTGGGGCGGCCTCTGGCTGACCCAGCAATGGCGCCAAATACAAACCTGGCGTGCGCAGGTGTTGGCGATCACCGGTGAGCAGGCCAGCCCCCGGCACGCGGCGCAGGCCCTGAAGCGTCTACGGGAAAACGGACTGCAACAGCAATTGCGCGAGCGTCAGCTCGAAGACCTGCAGGTACGCCTGCAAGCCTGGCTGCGTGAGCATCCCGCCTGGCGCCTGCAAGCCGTGCGTTTCGATGGCCAACGCTGGCACCTGCGCCTGGACGGCGATGGCGCCGCGCCGCCGTGGAGCGAGATGGCCAACGCTGTCGACGCTGCCGTGCAGGTACAGGACGGGCAGGTGGTGTTCGACCTGGGAGCGGCCTCATGA
- a CDS encoding PulJ/GspJ family protein yields the protein MKRRQAGLTLIELMVAMALTALLGVMLSALVNGWLKVRERLQVNTQETSVLEFCLALERRFDSPVLRRLYEQRLPLASRWLDWQADRQQLLWVAAAALPEAEGGSRLQRQRLRFDARDQRLLLETSADLYAASEPRWVLREQLPRVSAINVLYHQGGRWLPWPSDQPAHPGRGVRLELQRDGAPYVCTFVLPWGRS from the coding sequence ATGAAACGGCGCCAGGCGGGTTTGACCCTGATCGAGCTGATGGTCGCCATGGCCCTGACTGCGCTGCTCGGGGTCATGCTGTCGGCGCTGGTCAATGGCTGGCTCAAGGTACGCGAGCGGCTGCAGGTGAACACCCAGGAAACCAGCGTGCTGGAGTTCTGCCTGGCCCTGGAGCGGCGCTTCGACAGCCCGGTGCTGCGCCGCCTGTACGAACAGCGCCTGCCCCTCGCCAGCCGCTGGCTCGACTGGCAGGCCGACCGCCAGCAGTTGCTGTGGGTGGCCGCCGCCGCCTTGCCCGAGGCCGAAGGCGGCTCGCGCCTGCAACGCCAGCGCCTGCGTTTCGATGCGCGTGACCAGCGCCTGCTGCTGGAAACGTCGGCGGACCTGTACGCCGCCAGCGAGCCGCGCTGGGTGTTGCGTGAACAACTGCCGCGGGTCAGCGCAATCAATGTGCTTTACCACCAGGGTGGCCGCTGGTTGCCCTGGCCCTCCGACCAACCCGCGCACCCCGGCCGTGGCGTGCGCCTGGAATTGCAGCGTGATGGAGCACCGTATGTCTGCACCTTTGTTCTCCCCTGGGGGCGCTCATGA
- a CDS encoding type II secretion system protein GspI yields the protein MKRRQRGFTLLEVTVALAIAAVLAVITSQVLRQRLAVQDNVQQHRLGVLCARELQARFTVEQYWPASNQVDGVLSQGGQACHWQMQLRRTGVRDLRRGELQLYADRDQRLPLGQYTLFLEQP from the coding sequence ATGAAGCGCAGGCAGCGCGGGTTCACCTTGCTGGAAGTGACCGTGGCCCTGGCGATAGCAGCGGTGCTGGCGGTCATCACCAGCCAGGTGCTGCGCCAGCGCCTGGCGGTGCAGGACAACGTACAGCAGCACCGCCTCGGCGTGCTCTGCGCCCGCGAACTGCAGGCGCGCTTCACCGTCGAGCAGTACTGGCCAGCCAGCAATCAGGTCGATGGCGTGCTCAGCCAGGGCGGTCAGGCCTGCCACTGGCAGATGCAGTTGCGCCGTACCGGTGTACGCGACCTGCGTCGCGGTGAATTGCAGTTGTACGCCGACCGCGACCAACGCCTGCCGCTAGGGCAGTACACCCTTTTTCTGGAGCAGCCATGA